One stretch of Kiritimatiellaceae bacterium DNA includes these proteins:
- a CDS encoding pyridoxine 5'-phosphate synthase yields MNLGVNIDHVATLRQARGTIYPDTLDAARICAKAGAVSITIHLREDRRHIQDTDVYRLSKACPLPINLEMANAEEIIRIALEVKPAEVCLVPEKRRELTTEGGLDVIGNFKALEKTVCQLQDNGSIVSLFVEPDCKTLEACAKTGARVVELHTGSFCDATAPEKAEQLLQKLISGANCAHSLGLQVNAGHGINLANIADILKIPHLDTLNIGHSIIARAVFCGLENAVREMLAAMSERGTG; encoded by the coding sequence ATGAACCTCGGCGTTAACATTGACCATGTCGCAACCTTGCGCCAAGCGCGCGGAACGATCTATCCGGACACGCTTGACGCCGCGAGAATCTGCGCAAAAGCCGGGGCCGTCAGCATCACCATTCACCTCCGTGAAGACCGCCGTCATATTCAGGACACCGACGTTTACCGCCTCAGCAAAGCCTGCCCGCTGCCTATCAATCTTGAAATGGCTAATGCCGAAGAGATCATCCGGATCGCGCTTGAGGTAAAACCTGCCGAAGTCTGCCTCGTTCCCGAAAAACGTCGGGAACTCACCACGGAGGGCGGTCTCGATGTAATCGGAAATTTTAAGGCGTTGGAAAAAACCGTTTGCCAGCTTCAGGACAACGGCTCAATCGTCAGCCTGTTCGTCGAACCGGACTGTAAAACGCTTGAGGCCTGCGCAAAAACCGGCGCACGCGTTGTCGAACTGCACACCGGTTCTTTTTGTGATGCAACCGCTCCGGAAAAGGCGGAACAGCTTTTGCAAAAACTGATTTCAGGAGCGAACTGCGCTCATTCACTGGGCCTGCAGGTCAATGCCGGTCACGGCATCAACCTCGCCAATATCGCGGACATCCTTAAAATTCCGCATTTGGACACGCTCAACATCGGCCACAGCATTATTGCCAGAGCCGTTTTCTGCGGGCTGGAAAACGCGGTTCGCGAAATGCTCGCCGCGATGTCAGAGCGCGGAACGGGTTAA
- a CDS encoding biopolymer transporter Tol, with the protein MKRFLSLCLCLIIPALSAHAQVRVVKSADRKITINLSGLRTAGDSASQTFLQTLEKDLRLSGWLDPVRAGGEVLVNGTASPSGNALKAGCQVVRLGDQTTLLSKSYGGQPREIAHKMADDIVMAVTGRKGFASMKIVLVGNRTGKKELYLCDGDGGNVRPLTGEGRIAIGPNWGPDGNSIVYTSYMRDFPDVCRIFDLGRNPRRETLASYGGLNTGAAVSPDGKDVALILSKDGNPELYIKNIRSGKLTRLTNSPRAAEASPDWSPDGRQIVYASDQNGTGRPQLYIISREGGTPKRISNRGTENVAPDWGPNGMIACASRTGGQYVIAIIQPSNGQMFYLPLDGADYEDPSWAPDGRHIVAARTVKYQSALYLLDTVSDRPVALLQGSGSWYSPACSPQ; encoded by the coding sequence ATGAAAAGGTTTTTATCTCTCTGTCTCTGCCTGATTATTCCCGCGCTGTCAGCTCACGCTCAAGTGAGAGTGGTAAAATCCGCTGATCGCAAAATTACCATTAATCTCTCCGGCCTGCGCACAGCAGGCGATTCCGCTTCACAGACCTTTCTCCAGACTCTGGAAAAAGACCTGCGTCTTTCCGGCTGGCTCGATCCGGTACGCGCTGGCGGTGAAGTCCTCGTGAACGGAACCGCTTCCCCCTCCGGCAACGCACTGAAAGCGGGGTGTCAGGTCGTACGGCTTGGCGATCAGACCACACTGCTTTCCAAAAGCTACGGCGGACAACCGCGCGAAATCGCCCATAAAATGGCGGACGACATTGTAATGGCTGTCACAGGACGTAAAGGGTTTGCCTCGATGAAAATTGTACTGGTCGGCAACCGCACCGGCAAAAAAGAGCTTTACCTTTGTGACGGCGACGGCGGCAATGTGCGCCCGCTCACCGGCGAGGGACGTATTGCGATCGGCCCGAACTGGGGACCGGACGGAAACAGTATCGTTTACACCTCGTACATGCGCGACTTCCCCGACGTCTGCCGAATTTTTGATCTTGGCCGTAACCCGCGGCGCGAAACGCTGGCGAGTTACGGCGGACTGAATACCGGCGCAGCCGTTTCACCAGACGGCAAAGATGTCGCACTGATTCTGTCCAAAGACGGCAACCCGGAACTATACATCAAAAATATCCGTAGCGGGAAACTGACCCGTCTAACCAATTCACCCCGCGCCGCCGAGGCCAGCCCGGACTGGTCGCCAGACGGCCGCCAAATCGTGTATGCCTCCGACCAGAACGGCACCGGCAGGCCTCAGCTCTACATCATCTCCCGCGAAGGCGGCACTCCAAAACGCATCAGCAACCGCGGAACGGAAAATGTCGCGCCCGACTGGGGGCCGAACGGCATGATTGCCTGCGCCAGCCGGACGGGAGGGCAATATGTAATTGCCATCATCCAGCCGTCCAATGGACAAATGTTCTACCTGCCGCTTGACGGGGCCGACTACGAAGACCCTTCCTGGGCTCCGGATGGACGTCATATCGTCGCCGCCCGCACGGTTAAATACCAATCAGCCCTCTACCTCCTTGACACAGTCAGCGACCGTCCGGTAGCTTTACTCCAAGGTAGCGGAAGCTGGTATTCGCCCGCTTGTTCGCCGCAGTAG
- a CDS encoding cell envelope integrity protein TolA, producing the protein MVTEVDTSGAPPPAPAPEPESAAAPEPKPEIKSKPEPKQEKKLTQKPVITNTPPAKIETNAPLKKAESKKPAVTNAPPKAKTLEDRLAEVRKSGKVMTASKTKTSAQTSAQNNLDRLRAAGEALNRETAGLGTGRGGSSTGSGSGSGGGMYSPFAGYYDDIKQRMYSVWPQPNAPRGTTATATIRVERNGTVSLKSITQRSGNSQFDQSVQSALNATTQLPPPPSDPDFDRTIEVVFELSD; encoded by the coding sequence ATGGTTACGGAGGTTGATACTTCCGGCGCCCCGCCACCCGCGCCTGCACCTGAACCTGAATCTGCGGCGGCTCCCGAACCAAAACCGGAAATTAAATCAAAACCGGAACCGAAGCAGGAAAAGAAGCTGACTCAAAAGCCGGTCATCACCAATACGCCGCCAGCGAAAATCGAAACCAACGCACCGCTCAAAAAAGCGGAAAGTAAAAAACCGGCGGTCACCAACGCACCGCCAAAAGCAAAAACGTTAGAAGACAGGCTGGCCGAAGTACGTAAAAGCGGCAAAGTGATGACCGCTTCCAAAACAAAAACAAGCGCACAAACAAGCGCACAAAACAATCTCGACCGACTCAGGGCAGCTGGGGAAGCACTAAACCGCGAAACTGCCGGCTTAGGAACAGGCCGCGGAGGATCAAGCACCGGATCCGGTTCGGGTTCCGGCGGCGGGATGTACAGTCCGTTCGCCGGCTACTATGACGACATTAAACAGCGCATGTACTCCGTCTGGCCGCAGCCCAACGCTCCAAGAGGCACTACGGCGACCGCAACGATCCGGGTCGAGCGCAATGGAACCGTCTCTTTGAAATCCATCACCCAACGTTCCGGTAATTCGCAATTCGACCAATCGGTACAAAGCGCCCTTAACGCCACTACGCAGCTGCCTCCGCCGCCTTCCGATCCGGATTTCGACCGCACTATTGAGGTTGTATTTGAACTCTCAGACTAA
- the mutS gene encoding DNA mismatch repair protein MutS: MAEKSTPMMDQYRRIRRELPENTLLFFRLGDFYEMFMEDAKEAARILDITLTKRHDIPMCGIPYHAAEGYLAQLIDAGKKVAICEQVENPATAKGIVKREITRVVTPGTILDETSLDRTRNNYLAGLVRDGGRFGLAMLDLSTGAFWIEESASADALSGNLARYAPQECIVAEAAADDPEIQAVIGRTLKTVGEDWTFESASAEDVLLRHFKVHSLKGFGCENSPLGLRAAGAVLYYVNTGLRRNLSHVRRIQVKNPDDYLLLDETTVMNLELVAPLNPARQGPKSTLLSVLDTTRTAMGARMLRDWIVRPLRDLSSINARLDAVEAFTANRTLLAEVRELLGEMRDLERIMSRLGSGGGNARDLRAVGESLDQLPKLKKLLAANGSFQALEKSLTELPAIGKMIDEAIDDEPAVSTKDGGMIRRGFSAELDELRDAAGKGKQWLAEFQASEQERTGIKSLKVRFNQVFGYFIEITNSNLAMVPETYTRKQTMTNAERFITPELKEYENKILGAQERAVALEFELFTQLRDEVVKHIDEIQRNARAVAEADVLASFAENALTRRYVRPVMSDGDELIIHDGRHAVVEQMPDAERFVPNDTTLNCADHQLIVITGPNMAGKSTYIRQVALITIMAHIGSFVPASEAKIGLVDRVFTRVGASDDLARGRSTFMVEMQETANILNNATPKSLIVLDEIGRGTSTFDGISIAWSVAEFLCTNPAVRAKTLFATHYHELTDLSLTMPGVQNASVLVKERGDQITFLRKIVPGAADKSYGIHVARLAGLPQSVLERANEILHNLEEGEFESEGLPKLAQHRTRRRKNDDSQMNLF, encoded by the coding sequence ATGGCAGAAAAAAGCACACCGATGATGGATCAGTACCGGCGCATCCGCCGTGAACTGCCGGAAAACACCCTGCTCTTCTTCCGCCTCGGCGATTTTTACGAAATGTTCATGGAGGATGCCAAGGAAGCGGCGCGCATCCTGGACATCACGCTAACCAAACGCCATGACATTCCGATGTGCGGAATTCCCTATCATGCCGCCGAAGGCTACCTCGCCCAGCTGATCGACGCGGGAAAAAAAGTCGCTATCTGCGAACAAGTTGAAAATCCCGCCACCGCCAAAGGGATTGTAAAGCGCGAGATTACCCGCGTGGTGACGCCCGGAACGATTCTCGACGAAACGTCGCTCGACCGCACCAGGAACAATTATCTCGCGGGCCTTGTTCGCGACGGCGGGCGTTTCGGCCTCGCCATGCTCGACCTTTCGACCGGCGCGTTCTGGATCGAAGAGTCGGCCAGCGCCGACGCGCTCTCCGGAAATCTGGCGCGCTACGCACCGCAGGAATGCATCGTCGCCGAAGCGGCGGCGGACGATCCGGAAATTCAGGCCGTCATCGGCCGGACGCTCAAAACTGTCGGCGAAGACTGGACGTTTGAATCCGCCAGCGCGGAAGATGTTTTGCTGCGCCACTTCAAGGTGCATTCGCTGAAAGGGTTCGGCTGCGAAAACTCGCCGCTCGGACTGCGCGCCGCCGGTGCGGTGCTTTATTACGTAAATACCGGACTGCGCCGGAATCTTTCTCACGTCCGGCGCATTCAGGTTAAAAATCCGGACGACTATCTTCTGCTCGATGAAACGACGGTGATGAATCTGGAGCTGGTCGCGCCGCTCAATCCGGCGCGGCAAGGTCCGAAGTCCACGCTGCTTTCCGTACTGGATACGACCCGCACCGCGATGGGCGCGCGAATGCTGCGCGACTGGATTGTCCGCCCGCTCCGCGATCTTTCATCCATCAATGCGCGGCTCGACGCCGTGGAAGCATTCACCGCCAACCGGACACTGCTGGCCGAAGTGCGCGAACTGCTCGGCGAAATGCGCGACCTCGAACGGATTATGTCGCGGCTCGGTTCGGGCGGCGGCAATGCCCGCGACCTGCGCGCCGTCGGCGAATCACTCGACCAACTGCCGAAGCTCAAAAAACTGCTGGCGGCAAACGGAAGTTTTCAAGCACTGGAAAAATCGCTGACCGAACTTCCAGCCATTGGGAAAATGATCGACGAGGCGATCGACGACGAGCCAGCGGTTTCGACCAAAGACGGAGGAATGATCCGGCGCGGCTTTTCGGCGGAACTGGACGAACTGCGCGACGCGGCCGGTAAAGGCAAACAGTGGCTGGCGGAGTTTCAGGCGTCGGAACAGGAACGTACCGGCATCAAGTCGCTCAAGGTGCGCTTCAATCAGGTGTTCGGTTACTTCATCGAGATCACCAACAGCAATCTTGCGATGGTGCCGGAAACCTACACCCGCAAACAGACGATGACCAATGCCGAGCGGTTTATCACGCCGGAGCTGAAGGAATACGAAAATAAAATTCTCGGCGCGCAGGAACGGGCCGTCGCGCTGGAATTCGAACTGTTCACTCAACTCCGCGACGAAGTCGTTAAACACATTGACGAAATTCAGCGCAATGCCCGCGCCGTCGCCGAAGCCGACGTATTGGCGTCCTTCGCCGAAAATGCGCTGACGCGCCGCTATGTAAGACCCGTCATGAGCGACGGCGATGAACTGATCATCCACGATGGCCGCCATGCGGTGGTCGAGCAGATGCCGGACGCCGAGCGGTTCGTGCCGAACGATACAACGCTTAATTGCGCCGACCATCAGCTGATCGTGATTACCGGGCCGAACATGGCGGGCAAATCAACCTATATCCGGCAGGTCGCGCTGATTACGATCATGGCGCACATCGGATCATTCGTTCCGGCGTCGGAAGCGAAGATCGGACTGGTTGACCGCGTTTTCACCCGCGTCGGGGCCAGCGACGATCTGGCGCGCGGACGAAGTACGTTTATGGTGGAGATGCAGGAGACGGCGAATATTCTGAACAACGCGACGCCGAAGAGCCTGATCGTGCTCGACGAGATCGGCCGCGGCACCAGTACGTTCGACGGCATCAGCATCGCATGGTCGGTGGCCGAATTTCTCTGCACAAACCCGGCGGTACGCGCCAAGACGCTGTTTGCAACACATTATCATGAACTGACCGACTTGAGCCTGACGATGCCGGGAGTGCAGAACGCCAGCGTACTGGTGAAAGAGCGCGGCGATCAGATTACTTTCCTGCGTAAGATTGTTCCCGGTGCGGCGGATAAGAGCTACGGCATTCACGTCGCACGGCTGGCGGGACTGCCGCAATCCGTGTTGGAGCGAGCCAACGAAATTCTGCATAACCTTGAAGAAGGCGAATTCGAATCCGAGGGTCTTCCGAAATTGGCTCAACATCGCACCCGGCGCAGAAAAAACGATGATTCACAAATGAACCTTTTCTGA
- a CDS encoding biopolymer transporter ExbB, whose protein sequence is MNGLLSPLMLANIGLAFSQSELNGKVIVILLVLISVGAWTVMLTKFTQLRAARLASNRFLKVFREQARATNLFVKKQRMPETPLDSIYEAGCKTLIEQLILIGGNRDEILLGHVYPQGQRRLDTHQMDVIRDATDCALADKALELESLMGLLATAVSVGPFLGLLGTVWGVMGTFSGMATAGSATLSAVAPGISGALLTTVAGLLVALPASIGYGLLATRIRYLSVQMDNFSQEFTGRIQQEFMLDYSN, encoded by the coding sequence ATGAATGGACTGCTGTCCCCCTTGATGCTGGCCAATATCGGTCTGGCGTTCAGTCAAAGTGAATTGAACGGCAAAGTGATTGTGATTCTACTGGTTCTCATTTCGGTAGGCGCATGGACCGTCATGCTGACCAAGTTCACCCAGTTGCGTGCAGCCCGGCTGGCCAGTAATCGTTTCTTGAAAGTTTTCCGGGAACAGGCCCGTGCAACCAATCTGTTTGTGAAAAAGCAGCGCATGCCCGAAACCCCGCTCGACTCGATTTATGAGGCCGGATGCAAAACGCTGATTGAGCAACTCATTTTAATCGGCGGAAACCGCGACGAAATCCTGCTGGGGCACGTCTATCCGCAAGGACAGCGTCGGCTTGATACGCACCAGATGGATGTCATCCGCGACGCGACGGATTGCGCGCTGGCAGACAAGGCGCTGGAACTGGAAAGCCTCATGGGTCTGCTGGCGACCGCTGTCAGCGTCGGCCCGTTTCTCGGATTATTGGGAACCGTCTGGGGCGTGATGGGAACGTTCAGTGGGATGGCGACGGCCGGCTCTGCCACGCTTTCCGCCGTGGCGCCCGGCATCTCCGGCGCACTGTTGACTACCGTCGCCGGGCTGTTGGTGGCCCTGCCCGCCTCAATCGGCTATGGCCTGCTGGCGACCCGCATCCGCTATCTCTCGGTGCAAATGGATAATTTTTCACAGGAATTCACGGGACGCATTCAGCAGGAATTCATGCTGGATTATTCGAACTAA
- a CDS encoding biopolymer transporter ExbD, translating into MRRRRRKTSLIALRENNEINITSLMDIIVILLFAFIITMPIIEQSLPVNLPKGKAEAMDLTQKHHTIELSIKNGLTLDGAAMSVQRLEEKMKTIGAANPKVAVYVRADEKLDYGQVVEVMRILNAAGIKTMKLVTQAE; encoded by the coding sequence GTGAGAAGGAGAAGAAGAAAAACCAGTCTGATCGCGCTCCGGGAAAACAACGAGATCAACATCACTTCTCTGATGGATATCATCGTTATTCTGCTGTTCGCCTTCATCATCACCATGCCCATCATCGAACAGAGTCTTCCTGTCAACCTGCCGAAGGGAAAGGCTGAGGCAATGGATTTAACACAAAAACACCACACGATTGAACTATCCATCAAAAATGGATTAACGCTGGATGGCGCGGCGATGTCCGTGCAGCGGCTGGAAGAAAAAATGAAAACAATCGGCGCAGCCAATCCGAAAGTCGCAGTTTATGTGCGCGCCGATGAGAAGCTTGATTACGGTCAGGTTGTGGAAGTTATGCGAATTCTGAATGCTGCCGGGATCAAGACCATGAAACTCGTTACACAGGCCGAATAA
- a CDS encoding GGDEF domain-containing protein, with product MVGVAFAIITMVSSTYRFHKMIQLSENELVTVDDCNDFFFIQVTRYLSKINRTSSGFGVFILQFIAETDDNRKVQEELLGALKDTVRKASDKVCLFRNDCVAAIIDTEEEHVPMAARRMADRLGKKMATLSGVSAVRAGVSSFPLHGLNTQTLIDAATNALETVGYDNPQTLCIASAPATAEESKNESESIGELSRQDKNAALDPLTGVLKPTVVGSYMRKYLDEIRRSKKPAVLLCVGISRIDQIIKMHGELAADDVIAGVGRILQRLTRDCDLIGRYHRDDFLVLAPCTLQQGETIATRLREAVQKEVFVSGVKRIKTAVSIGITAHPEHGRNLRDLFRCAYRALEVVRGWNTTACLVYDSAQHGKKALDEPRR from the coding sequence GTGGTTGGAGTTGCATTTGCAATCATCACCATGGTCAGCAGTACCTACCGCTTTCATAAAATGATTCAGCTCAGTGAAAACGAGCTCGTTACTGTCGACGATTGTAACGATTTCTTTTTTATTCAGGTCACTCGCTACCTTAGCAAAATCAACCGCACATCTTCCGGATTCGGCGTATTCATCCTGCAGTTCATCGCCGAGACAGACGACAACCGGAAAGTGCAGGAAGAACTGCTTGGCGCACTTAAAGACACCGTCCGGAAGGCAAGCGACAAGGTCTGCCTGTTCCGAAACGACTGTGTGGCCGCCATTATTGATACCGAGGAAGAGCATGTGCCGATGGCGGCACGGCGCATGGCAGACCGCCTTGGGAAAAAAATGGCAACGCTCTCCGGAGTCAGTGCTGTCCGGGCCGGCGTCAGCAGCTTTCCCCTGCATGGACTCAATACTCAGACATTAATTGATGCCGCCACCAATGCGCTTGAGACGGTCGGCTATGATAATCCACAGACCCTTTGCATCGCATCGGCACCGGCAACCGCAGAAGAATCTAAAAACGAATCTGAATCCATCGGCGAACTCAGCCGTCAGGATAAAAATGCCGCGCTTGATCCTCTCACCGGGGTGCTCAAACCAACGGTTGTCGGTTCGTACATGCGCAAATATCTCGACGAGATCCGCCGCAGCAAAAAACCGGCTGTTTTGCTCTGTGTCGGTATCAGCCGCATTGACCAAATCATTAAAATGCACGGCGAACTGGCCGCCGACGACGTGATCGCCGGGGTCGGCCGGATACTTCAACGCCTCACCCGTGATTGCGACCTGATCGGCCGCTATCATCGCGACGACTTTCTTGTACTCGCTCCCTGCACCCTGCAGCAGGGTGAAACGATCGCAACCCGTTTGCGCGAAGCGGTTCAAAAAGAAGTTTTTGTTTCCGGAGTTAAACGAATTAAAACCGCCGTCAGCATCGGAATCACAGCGCATCCCGAACACGGACGCAACCTGCGAGATCTTTTCCGCTGTGCTTATCGTGCACTTGAAGTCGTTCGCGGATGGAATACCACCGCCTGTCTGGTGTATGATTCGGCGCAACACGGAAAAAAGGCCTTAGATGAACCTCGGCGTTAA
- the pal gene encoding peptidoglycan-associated lipoprotein Pal, which yields MKKSASFVVGLCLLMAVSSLTGCKSLKKNPAGVSGSDGLYGDGMGGGLAMGNRFTGGTEHPGMFAPVYFDYDSSQVASTERSKIETVAQHLKKNNSVAVIIEGNCDERGSNEYNLTLGERRAQAVRDYLAGLGIEAERIQTKSYGEEKPAGTGHDEEAWAANRRGEFVLYY from the coding sequence ATGAAGAAAAGTGCTTCCTTTGTTGTTGGTCTATGTTTGTTGATGGCTGTCTCATCTCTCACCGGTTGCAAGAGCCTGAAAAAGAACCCGGCAGGAGTTTCCGGTTCCGACGGTCTTTACGGCGACGGTATGGGCGGCGGACTGGCCATGGGCAACCGCTTTACGGGCGGAACCGAACATCCCGGCATGTTTGCTCCGGTCTATTTTGACTACGACAGCTCGCAAGTAGCTTCCACCGAACGTTCGAAGATTGAAACCGTTGCACAGCATCTCAAGAAGAACAATTCTGTTGCCGTGATTATCGAAGGAAACTGCGACGAACGCGGCAGTAACGAATACAACCTCACGCTCGGCGAACGCCGTGCACAGGCTGTCCGCGACTATCTGGCCGGTCTCGGCATCGAAGCCGAACGGATTCAAACCAAGAGCTACGGCGAAGAAAAACCGGCTGGCACCGGACACGACGAAGAAGCCTGGGCTGCAAACCGGCGCGGTGAATTCGTGCTCTATTACTAG
- a CDS encoding family 10 glycosylhydrolase — protein MKKIPTALLTLFPLLISLLLTGAAPAHLPEVRAIWVTRFDYKKPADVEAIVANCARAGFTDIFFQIRGNGTVCYPSRTEPWAFELTGENAATTGRNPGWDPLKIAADGAKKNGIRLHAYMNVLPGWRGTQEPPRSAGQNWTAHPEWFMVDSLGQRMRPTSGWYSFLNPALPEVRQHLTQLAAELARYDIAGLHLDYIRFPYDYKDVAPQLYPRASAAEIAKRSDFSYDRYSTEQARQRFGGNWGAFRRDAVSQVVAALNKTFKAQRGPQCIVSSSVLADFDKGYGSAFQDSRRWAKDQMVDWLVPMNYNAPLFDERLSKIRKSLGRGATAEKLVVGIDCKASPTEIRRQIAAVRKAGCRGYALFAYSYLFENHRPTAKAQSLTVRQ, from the coding sequence ATGAAAAAAATCCCGACCGCGCTCCTGACGCTTTTTCCTCTGCTGATTTCCCTGCTTCTGACCGGAGCTGCACCGGCGCATCTGCCGGAAGTCCGCGCGATCTGGGTGACGCGGTTTGACTATAAAAAACCTGCCGATGTGGAGGCGATCGTCGCCAATTGCGCCCGCGCCGGATTCACCGATATCTTTTTCCAGATTCGCGGCAACGGCACGGTTTGCTATCCAAGCCGGACGGAACCGTGGGCTTTTGAGCTTACCGGCGAAAACGCCGCAACGACCGGACGGAATCCCGGCTGGGATCCGTTAAAAATCGCGGCGGACGGTGCGAAGAAAAACGGAATCCGTCTGCACGCCTACATGAATGTGCTGCCCGGCTGGCGGGGCACGCAGGAGCCGCCGCGCTCGGCGGGTCAGAACTGGACGGCGCATCCGGAGTGGTTCATGGTCGATTCACTCGGCCAGCGGATGCGCCCGACCAGCGGCTGGTATTCCTTTCTGAATCCGGCGCTACCGGAAGTCCGCCAGCATCTGACGCAACTGGCCGCCGAACTGGCACGCTACGACATTGCCGGACTGCATCTCGATTACATCCGGTTCCCTTACGACTACAAAGACGTGGCGCCGCAGCTTTATCCGCGGGCTTCGGCGGCGGAAATCGCCAAGCGGTCAGATTTTTCCTATGACCGGTACTCCACGGAACAGGCGCGGCAGCGTTTCGGCGGAAATTGGGGCGCATTCCGCCGTGATGCCGTGTCGCAGGTTGTCGCCGCCTTGAATAAAACCTTTAAGGCGCAGCGCGGCCCGCAATGCATCGTTTCGTCCAGTGTACTGGCCGACTTCGATAAAGGGTACGGCTCCGCGTTTCAGGACAGCCGGCGCTGGGCCAAAGACCAGATGGTGGACTGGCTGGTGCCGATGAATTACAACGCGCCGCTTTTCGATGAACGGCTCAGCAAAATCCGTAAGTCGCTGGGTCGCGGCGCGACTGCCGAGAAACTGGTGGTGGGCATCGATTGCAAAGCCAGTCCGACCGAAATCCGCCGTCAGATTGCCGCCGTGCGCAAAGCCGGGTGCCGAGGCTACGCACTGTTTGCTTATTCCTACCTGTTTGAAAACCATCGTCCAACGGCGAAGGCGCAGTCGCTGACAGTCCGGCAATAA